CGAAGACCGGCCACATCCCGCCATGGGCCCAGCAACTGCGCGACGACGACGAGAAATGGCAGGTGCTGTCGCAGGAGGGCGTGCGTGCCTTCAAGAGCCTGGTGATGGACCAGCGCATGCCCTTCGCATTCGAGACGGTCTTCTCGCACTGGCAGCCCTTGCCCGGCGGCGGCCACGCATCGAAAGCCGACGACATCCGCGCGATGCAGCAGGCGGGCTACTTCGTGGTCCTGCTGTTCGTCGGGTTGGTCTCGGTGGACATGTCGGTCTTTCGCGTGAGCACCCGCAAGCAGCAGGGCGGCCACGACGTGGACCGCAAGAAGCTCGCCGAGCGCTTTCCGCGCACGCAGGCCGCGGTCGGGCATGCGACGCAGATCGCGAACATGACGCTCATGTTCGACAACAGCCGCTCCGAGAAAAACGCGTTCGCGCTGGTGCGAGCGCAGGCCCGCAAGAAA
This region of Variovorax sp. RKNM96 genomic DNA includes:
- a CDS encoding zeta toxin family protein, which translates into the protein MSRRPPTLEKLLDQMRGPRPVAFVLAGHNGAGKSTLWYSRLAGSLRMPLINADRMMMSILPDADAKTGHIPPWAQQLRDDDEKWQVLSQEGVRAFKSLVMDQRMPFAFETVFSHWQPLPGGGHASKADDIRAMQQAGYFVVLLFVGLVSVDMSVFRVSTRKQQGGHDVDRKKLAERFPRTQAAVGHATQIANMTLMFDNSRSEKNAFALVRAQARKKILFDARDPQFDVDPELRAVCDPWLGKVTGPFKARRKPSAKPPAKKAASPAPSSTRK